The following are from one region of the Silene latifolia isolate original U9 population chromosome 9, ASM4854445v1, whole genome shotgun sequence genome:
- the LOC141598265 gene encoding uncharacterized protein LOC141598265, with translation MATSSTPSTTSLGKDSWLRSVMDKCILKDDGSNFLEWESNIKSAALSDNVLTYLTDAPPIEPGARASSAVRTAHDDYVRMLNDIKNVLIWSISPNLKLSCISLNAYEIFTRMITMFSQTPKVRQYDAAARFFEAKLERGQKVGPHVLKMVEYVDILERLGCKIPKTLVVDRILHSLPTKFAHFRVNYNMNGMDKSYHEIHALLTQAERDMEASGSEKGDVLTMKLKNMSLGVKKGKGKEKSQFKKSSKKIDKGKGKAVVNGNPKAKSVKLSEAECFHCNGKGHYRRSCPKYLEDLKEGRVTPIGYKGRASTSKR, from the exons atggcaacttcatcaactccatcgactacttcactaggcaaagattcatggctaaggtccgtaatggacaaatgtattttaaaagatgacggtagtaactttcttgaatgggaatccaacatcaaaagtgccgcgttgtccgacaatgtgctcacttacttgaccgatgctcctcctattgagcccggtgcaagagcttcatcggcggtgcggaccgcccatgatgactatgtgaggatgttgaatgatatcaagaatgtgttgatatggtcaatatcgccaaacctcaagctatcatgcatttctttaaatgcttacgagatattcactcgtatgatcactatgttttcacaaacacctaaagtccgtcaatacgatgcggcggcacgcttctttgaagctaagcttgagaggggccaaaaggttggtccccatgtccttaaaatggtcgaatatgttgacatcctagagcgtctagggtgtaagattcctaaaactcttgtggtggatcgtatccttcactcactccccaccaagtttgcccactttagggtaaactacaacatgaatggtatggataagagttaccatgaaattcatgcactcctcacccaagcggagagggatatggaggctagtgggagtgaaaagggagatgttttaaccatgaagttaaagaacatgtctcttggagtcaagaaaggaaaagggaaagaaaagtcccaattcaagaaatcgtcaaagaaaattgacaagggaaaggggaaggccgttgtgaatggcaatcccaaggcaaaaagtgtcaagctctccgaggccgaatgtttccattgtaatgggaaggggcattataggaggagttgtcccaaatacttggaggatctcaaggaagggcgtgtgacgcctattg ggtataagggacgtgcaagcactagcaaaaggtga